One Vibrio penaeicida DNA segment encodes these proteins:
- a CDS encoding alcohol dehydrogenase catalytic domain-containing protein: MKITAAVMRERGGSFSMEQVELDEPRDDEVLIRVVSCGICHTDTLPRDQVVPAPYPAVYGHEGSGVVEKVGSKVTKLKPGDHVVMNCNYCGDCDTCKTGMPMYCREFFKANFGFARMDGSPTMRQGDEVIHGGFFSQSSFATYALGSERSVVKIPSDVPLELMGPLGCGVQTGAGAVINSLHPQAGDSIAIYGAGSVGLSALLGAVVTGCAIRICVDPNEERLLLAEELGASHVIKFKRVAKPLFWFYT; this comes from the coding sequence ATGAAAATTACAGCAGCCGTAATGCGTGAGAGGGGTGGTAGCTTCTCAATGGAACAAGTTGAATTAGATGAGCCGCGCGATGATGAAGTGTTGATTCGCGTTGTAAGTTGTGGAATTTGTCATACAGATACTCTTCCGCGGGATCAAGTGGTACCAGCACCATATCCTGCTGTCTATGGTCATGAGGGATCGGGTGTTGTCGAAAAAGTTGGCAGCAAAGTCACCAAGTTAAAACCCGGTGATCATGTGGTGATGAATTGCAATTATTGTGGTGACTGTGACACTTGTAAAACCGGTATGCCAATGTATTGTCGAGAGTTTTTTAAAGCGAACTTCGGCTTTGCACGCATGGATGGCAGCCCAACTATGCGTCAAGGTGACGAAGTAATCCATGGAGGTTTTTTCAGTCAGTCGTCTTTTGCCACATATGCCCTTGGCAGTGAACGCAGCGTAGTAAAAATTCCTTCAGATGTGCCGCTGGAACTTATGGGACCGCTAGGGTGTGGAGTGCAAACTGGTGCCGGTGCTGTGATTAACTCATTGCATCCTCAGGCAGGGGATTCCATTGCGATTTATGGTGCGGGATCAGTTGGGCTCTCAGCCTTGCTGGGGGCTGTGGTTACTGGGTGTGCAATTCGAATTTGTGTAGATCCGAACGAAGAGCGTCTGTTGTTAGCTGAAGAATTGGGCGCAAGCCATGTGATAAAATTCAAAAGAGTGGCTAAGCCGCTCTTTTGGTTCTATACTTGA
- the menD gene encoding 2-succinyl-5-enolpyruvyl-6-hydroxy-3-cyclohexene-1-carboxylic-acid synthase, with protein MIEQASLNRVWATLILEELTRFGVEDICIAPGSRSTPLTLEADANLSLNLHCHFDERGLAFYALGLAKASHNPVAIVVTSGTAVANLLPAICEANLTGEKLVVLTADRPVELIDCGANQAIDQMGIFSSHVSKAVNLPSPNTRIPANWLLSTVDEAMHFQSEHGGVVHFNCPYPEPLYDGNEANFDDPYLLKVKPWYESRSLLTGVSHFHSQPSLSTDSFSQVHSIESKKGVVILGSLNLSESQKALELAKCLGWPVFCDPQSGVSSEFAHYDLWLRSPEASKALDDCNLILQFGARLVSKRLLNWIEKRGDHCDYQIVQPYQQRLNPSHRVQHRVIADVGFWCENALTEISPSDIQYHGWGDALKKVSEITQKIIRSHEFVACSEADLVMRLFDYTLDVPTVFLGNSLLVRLVDMLAKTPELEIYSNRGASGIDGLVATAAGVHSASKNKSLVMIGDTSLLHDLNSLSLWTHTNTHPSVILVSNNDGGAIFDLLPVPKERKRALYQMPHGYQFKHAAMQFGLGYAAPSDTSSCIQEIVSHLASGNGTLLVELITPSEQTSCELKPITEKVCNDLGSQYVFR; from the coding sequence ATGATTGAACAAGCGAGTTTGAATCGTGTTTGGGCAACGCTGATCTTAGAAGAGTTAACCCGATTTGGCGTCGAAGACATTTGCATCGCACCAGGTTCGCGATCAACACCGTTAACGTTAGAAGCCGATGCTAATTTGTCATTAAACCTTCATTGCCACTTTGATGAACGTGGCTTAGCATTTTACGCGTTAGGTTTGGCAAAAGCTTCTCATAATCCCGTCGCTATTGTGGTGACATCTGGGACGGCGGTAGCTAATTTACTGCCCGCAATATGTGAAGCCAACCTGACGGGAGAAAAACTTGTTGTACTCACCGCAGATCGCCCTGTGGAACTTATCGATTGTGGTGCAAATCAAGCCATCGACCAAATGGGCATTTTTTCTTCACATGTAAGCAAAGCCGTCAATCTTCCAAGTCCAAATACACGAATCCCTGCTAATTGGCTGCTGTCCACTGTTGATGAGGCAATGCATTTTCAATCCGAGCATGGCGGTGTCGTTCATTTCAATTGCCCATATCCCGAGCCGCTTTATGATGGAAATGAAGCAAATTTCGATGATCCTTATCTTCTGAAAGTAAAGCCTTGGTATGAATCTCGCTCTCTCTTAACCGGAGTGTCTCACTTTCATTCTCAACCCAGTCTTTCAACTGACTCATTTAGCCAAGTCCACTCAATAGAAAGCAAAAAAGGCGTCGTGATTCTTGGCTCATTGAATTTATCTGAATCTCAAAAGGCGCTAGAGCTTGCGAAGTGCTTAGGTTGGCCTGTGTTCTGCGACCCGCAAAGTGGGGTGAGCAGCGAGTTTGCGCATTACGATCTCTGGCTAAGAAGCCCCGAGGCCAGTAAAGCGTTAGACGACTGCAATTTGATTCTTCAGTTTGGGGCGAGGCTCGTTTCAAAACGTCTATTAAATTGGATAGAAAAACGCGGTGACCATTGTGATTATCAAATCGTTCAGCCTTATCAGCAACGACTGAATCCAAGCCATAGAGTACAGCATAGAGTTATTGCGGATGTCGGTTTTTGGTGTGAAAACGCGTTGACCGAAATAAGTCCATCAGACATTCAGTATCACGGTTGGGGAGATGCTTTAAAAAAAGTATCAGAAATCACTCAAAAGATTATTCGTTCTCACGAATTTGTAGCCTGTTCTGAAGCGGATTTAGTTATGCGTTTATTCGACTATACCTTGGATGTACCTACGGTATTCCTTGGTAATAGTTTGCTGGTTCGATTGGTGGATATGCTGGCGAAAACACCTGAACTTGAAATCTATTCAAACCGTGGAGCGTCAGGGATTGATGGTTTGGTTGCAACGGCAGCAGGTGTGCACTCAGCCAGTAAAAATAAGTCTTTAGTTATGATTGGAGACACCTCTTTATTGCATGATCTCAACTCTTTATCTCTTTGGACTCATACCAATACTCACCCCTCAGTTATTTTGGTTTCCAATAATGATGGCGGTGCTATTTTCGATTTATTACCCGTGCCCAAAGAGAGAAAAAGAGCACTCTATCAAATGCCACATGGGTATCAATTCAAGCACGCAGCGATGCAATTTGGTTTGGGTTACGCGGCACCAAGCGATACTTCAAGTTGCATACAAGAAATCGTGAGCCATTTAGCGTCGGGCAACGGCACTTTGTTGGTTGAATTGATTACCCCTTCGGAGCAAACATCCTGCGAGCTAAAACCCATTACGGAAAAAGTCTGCAATGACTTAGGAAGCCAATATGTATTTAGGTAG
- a CDS encoding isochorismate synthase, producing the protein MKQSEIALLPLQAKINELIECVYQGKEHQHRISLPIELDSSFSLLDWLEHQPHSPKLYWKSRGGNIEAATLGQVSQFRSTIDAQVGLKPKQNIWVVSNFAEHERRSVNTKTNTNIKPESYCFLPQIELIRNDNDWTLSVNLSCDISSTLNALASLSAGCSSLSRLVPLPELTFVEHQPTAKVWDGLVVRALTQFQSSALKKVVLARQSTFEQTHTISPFAFIRLSQIKNEGSYHFAFAIDEENSFVGSTPERLYKRVGLELETEALAGTVGRGGSSEHDLSLSTWLLNDPKNQRENQFVVEDIVGRLAPLCNQIQIQQSPSIKKLSKVQHLRRVIKAEISKKSSGESILSVLQPTAAIAGLPREEALDFIHKNEPINREWYSGNVGFFNREEAEFCVAIRSAKITAKHIHFYAGAGIVPGSESDREWQELDKKMSTLLSLFNTLPEVEVAS; encoded by the coding sequence TTGAAGCAGAGTGAGATTGCCTTGTTGCCACTACAAGCAAAAATTAACGAACTAATTGAATGTGTTTACCAAGGAAAGGAGCACCAACATCGAATCAGTTTACCTATTGAACTTGATTCAAGTTTTTCTTTGCTTGATTGGTTAGAACATCAGCCTCATTCCCCTAAGCTGTACTGGAAATCGAGAGGCGGAAATATTGAAGCTGCCACACTAGGGCAAGTCTCCCAATTCCGATCGACTATTGATGCGCAAGTCGGGCTCAAGCCGAAGCAAAACATCTGGGTTGTTTCGAACTTTGCAGAGCACGAACGACGTAGCGTCAATACTAAAACCAATACCAACATAAAACCCGAATCTTATTGCTTTCTTCCTCAAATAGAATTGATTCGAAATGACAACGATTGGACGCTAAGCGTTAATCTCTCCTGCGATATAAGTAGCACTCTGAACGCGTTAGCCTCTTTGAGTGCCGGTTGCTCCAGCTTATCCCGCCTAGTTCCTTTGCCTGAGCTCACCTTTGTTGAACATCAACCTACAGCAAAGGTATGGGATGGGTTGGTCGTTCGAGCATTAACCCAATTTCAAAGCAGTGCGTTGAAAAAGGTGGTTCTTGCTCGTCAATCAACATTTGAACAGACCCACACAATTTCTCCTTTTGCTTTTATTCGTTTGAGCCAGATAAAGAACGAGGGAAGTTATCACTTTGCATTTGCCATCGATGAAGAGAATTCATTTGTGGGTTCGACACCTGAGCGGCTATACAAACGTGTTGGGTTGGAGTTAGAAACGGAAGCCTTGGCAGGAACGGTAGGAAGAGGGGGCAGCTCTGAACACGACTTGTCACTTTCGACTTGGTTGCTTAACGACCCAAAGAATCAGCGAGAGAATCAGTTCGTTGTTGAAGATATCGTTGGGCGTTTAGCGCCTCTTTGCAATCAAATTCAAATTCAGCAATCTCCTAGCATCAAGAAGCTTTCTAAGGTTCAGCATTTACGCAGAGTGATTAAGGCGGAAATATCGAAAAAATCGAGCGGTGAATCCATCCTATCCGTACTTCAACCAACCGCCGCTATTGCGGGGCTACCAAGAGAAGAAGCACTCGACTTTATTCATAAAAACGAGCCCATTAATCGAGAATGGTATAGCGGCAATGTTGGTTTTTTTAATCGAGAAGAAGCCGAGTTCTGTGTGGCTATCCGAAGTGCAAAAATTACCGCTAAACACATTCATTTTTATGCCGGAGCGGGAATTGTTCCGGGATCAGAATCAGACAGAGAGTGGCAGGAATTAGACAAGAAAATGTCAACACTGCTGAGTCTATTTAACACGCTGCCAGAAGTGGAGGTAGCATCATGA
- the menB gene encoding 1,4-dihydroxy-2-naphthoyl-CoA synthase produces MARTVGITEEELYAPVEWVSSSNRYEDIHYHKSSDGIAKITIARPQVRNAFRPQTVNEMIHALADARYDNKVGAIILTGLGEDAFCSGGDQKIRGDYGGYQDDDGTHHLNVLDFQRQIRTCPKPVIAAVAGYAVGGGHVLHMMCDLTIAAENAQFGQTGPKVGSFDGGWGASYMARIVGQKKAREIWFLCRFYDAQEALDMGLVNTVVPIEDLEKETVRWCRETLQHSPMALRCLKAALNADCDGQAGLQELAGNATMMFYMTDEGQEGRNAFNEKRRPDFDKFPRNP; encoded by the coding sequence ATGGCAAGAACGGTCGGTATTACAGAAGAGGAGCTTTATGCTCCGGTTGAGTGGGTGAGCTCAAGCAATCGTTATGAAGATATTCATTACCATAAATCATCCGATGGCATCGCCAAAATTACTATCGCACGCCCCCAAGTGCGAAACGCGTTTAGACCACAAACGGTGAATGAGATGATTCACGCTCTGGCTGATGCTCGATACGACAATAAGGTCGGGGCGATCATCCTCACAGGGCTAGGTGAAGACGCTTTCTGCAGTGGTGGTGATCAGAAAATCCGTGGCGATTATGGTGGATATCAAGATGATGACGGCACACATCATTTGAATGTACTAGACTTCCAGCGTCAGATTAGAACATGCCCAAAACCCGTGATCGCTGCAGTGGCAGGTTACGCGGTAGGTGGTGGTCATGTCCTTCATATGATGTGTGACCTGACCATTGCCGCCGAGAATGCTCAGTTTGGTCAAACTGGGCCGAAAGTTGGATCGTTTGATGGCGGTTGGGGTGCATCTTACATGGCGCGAATTGTAGGACAGAAAAAGGCTCGTGAGATATGGTTTTTGTGCCGATTCTACGATGCACAAGAAGCACTGGATATGGGGCTGGTGAATACCGTTGTACCAATTGAAGATCTCGAAAAGGAAACCGTACGCTGGTGCCGAGAAACATTACAACATAGCCCTATGGCACTGCGTTGTTTGAAAGCGGCATTAAATGCGGATTGTGATGGTCAGGCTGGACTTCAAGAGCTCGCAGGTAATGCGACCATGATGTTCTACATGACGGATGAAGGGCAAGAAGGTAGGAATGCATTCAATGAAAAGCGCCGCCCTGACTTTGATAAATTCCCTCGCAATCCCTAA
- the menC gene encoding o-succinylbenzoate synthase, with protein MRNVKLYRYQLAMDSGVILRDQKLPQREGWIVELTDAGKTGYGEVAPLPGFSQESFDEAGEQLQQALALWASEGALKLDDLFPSVAFGLSIAQMELAGGLPENGNYNVAPLCTGDPDELLPILSHIQGEKVAKIKVGLYEPIRDGMLVNLFLESIPDLSLRLDANRSWSPEEARKFASHVNPSYRQRIAFLEEPCKRPGESLAFAIDTGIAIAWDETLQHAVKEEGFKLSELTGVKSLVIKPSLIGSIERCAALVKQAEKLGISSVISSSLESSLGLNQLARLAHWLTPSSVPGLDTLSLFASQLEVPWPGSSLPITSLDSQELVFQC; from the coding sequence ATGCGAAATGTAAAGCTCTACAGATATCAGCTGGCGATGGATAGCGGGGTGATATTACGTGATCAAAAACTTCCTCAACGAGAAGGTTGGATTGTTGAACTTACCGATGCGGGGAAAACCGGATATGGTGAAGTTGCACCTCTTCCGGGTTTTAGCCAAGAAAGTTTTGATGAAGCAGGAGAGCAATTACAACAAGCACTCGCATTATGGGCAAGTGAGGGGGCATTGAAATTAGATGACTTATTTCCATCGGTTGCTTTCGGGTTATCTATTGCTCAAATGGAATTGGCGGGTGGGCTGCCTGAAAACGGCAACTACAATGTTGCTCCACTTTGTACCGGTGATCCAGACGAGCTACTGCCTATCCTTAGCCACATTCAGGGAGAGAAGGTAGCCAAAATCAAAGTTGGTCTCTATGAGCCTATTCGTGATGGAATGTTGGTGAATCTGTTTCTTGAATCCATTCCTGATTTGTCTCTTCGTCTTGATGCCAATCGATCTTGGTCGCCAGAAGAAGCGCGAAAGTTCGCGAGTCACGTTAATCCTTCATACCGACAACGAATTGCCTTCTTAGAAGAACCCTGTAAAAGGCCGGGTGAAAGCCTAGCGTTTGCTATCGATACTGGCATTGCAATCGCTTGGGATGAAACGCTTCAACATGCAGTTAAAGAAGAGGGCTTCAAATTATCGGAACTTACCGGAGTGAAAAGCTTGGTGATTAAGCCGAGCTTGATCGGGTCGATTGAACGTTGTGCCGCGTTGGTCAAGCAAGCGGAAAAACTGGGTATCTCCAGTGTGATTAGTTCGTCGTTGGAGTCCAGTTTGGGTCTAAATCAACTTGCCCGCTTGGCACATTGGCTTACGCCGAGCAGTGTGCCGGGGCTGGATACCCTGAGCTTATTTGCTTCACAACTTGAAGTCCCTTGGCCGGGTTCATCCTTACCCATCACATCGCTGGATTCCCAAGAGCTCGTGTTTCAGTGCTAA
- the menH gene encoding 2-succinyl-6-hydroxy-2,4-cyclohexadiene-1-carboxylate synthase, giving the protein MYLGSQWLAYHETHVNQPVAVFLHGFLGSAFDWQTTSKYLNEFNCLGIDLAGHGRSAAVTAANLSEACEQVNRTLKRRLSQNTPVILVGYSLGARIAMSGLANGHWDRANIVKVVLEGGHFGLQSELEKDARWKNDLKWAKRFANEDIEQVLQSWYQQPVFNSLNHEQRQSVINQRRNNNTVGVSRMLCATSLAKQPYLLDEILRHDCIQYVCGDKDEKYKTLAESSGLTFSLVKNAGHNVHQEQPAAFAQIINQCVTEYKLQS; this is encoded by the coding sequence ATGTATTTAGGTAGTCAATGGTTGGCTTACCATGAAACGCATGTAAACCAGCCTGTAGCGGTGTTTCTTCATGGTTTTTTAGGCAGTGCCTTTGATTGGCAAACCACTTCTAAGTATTTGAATGAATTTAACTGCTTAGGCATTGATTTAGCTGGGCATGGTAGAAGTGCCGCTGTTACGGCTGCGAATTTATCTGAAGCGTGCGAACAAGTAAATCGCACTCTGAAGAGGAGGCTGTCGCAAAATACCCCCGTTATTTTGGTTGGGTATTCTCTGGGCGCACGGATTGCGATGTCTGGCTTAGCGAATGGTCATTGGGATCGAGCCAATATTGTAAAAGTCGTATTAGAAGGTGGCCATTTTGGATTACAAAGTGAATTGGAAAAAGACGCCAGATGGAAAAACGACCTTAAATGGGCGAAACGCTTTGCCAATGAAGATATAGAGCAGGTTTTGCAAAGCTGGTATCAACAACCAGTATTTAACTCATTAAATCATGAGCAAAGACAAAGTGTTATCAACCAAAGACGAAATAATAATACGGTTGGCGTGTCGAGAATGTTATGCGCTACATCATTAGCGAAGCAACCCTATTTGCTGGACGAAATATTAAGGCACGATTGTATTCAATACGTTTGTGGCGACAAAGATGAAAAATACAAAACGTTAGCGGAATCAAGTGGGTTGACGTTCAGTTTAGTTAAAAATGCTGGGCACAATGTGCATCAAGAGCAACCTGCAGCATTTGCTCAAATCATTAATCAATGTGTGACTGAGTACAAACTTCAGTCATAA
- the yfbR gene encoding 5'-deoxynucleotidase has translation MARSHFFAHLARMKLIQRWPLMRSVSTENISEHSLQVAFVAHALAIIKNKKFGGNVNPERIALLGMYHDTSEVLTGDLPTPVKYYNPDIAKEYKKIEAAAEEKLVSMLPEEFREDFAPFLISKNAHKDDQNIVKQADSLCAYLKCLEELSAGNHEYAQAKKRLDKTLKEKESPEMTYFLETFAESFELSLDEIS, from the coding sequence ATGGCACGCAGTCATTTCTTCGCTCATTTGGCCCGAATGAAACTTATCCAGCGTTGGCCTTTGATGCGCTCTGTTTCTACAGAAAATATTTCTGAACACAGCCTGCAAGTCGCCTTTGTTGCGCATGCTCTGGCCATAATCAAAAATAAGAAATTTGGCGGCAATGTTAACCCCGAGCGAATCGCTCTATTGGGTATGTACCATGATACCAGCGAAGTCCTAACTGGGGATTTACCTACACCTGTAAAGTACTATAATCCTGACATCGCCAAGGAATACAAAAAGATAGAAGCGGCGGCAGAAGAAAAGCTTGTCTCTATGTTGCCAGAAGAATTTCGGGAGGATTTTGCACCTTTCTTAATTTCAAAAAATGCGCATAAGGATGATCAAAATATCGTAAAACAAGCCGACAGCTTATGTGCATACTTAAAGTGCTTAGAAGAATTGTCCGCTGGTAACCACGAATACGCGCAAGCAAAAAAAAGACTCGATAAAACGTTAAAGGAAAAAGAATCCCCAGAGATGACTTATTTTCTAGAAACGTTTGCGGAGAGCTTTGAATTGTCTCTTGATGAAATAAGCTAA
- a CDS encoding pyridoxal phosphate-dependent aminotransferase, with amino-acid sequence MQNIGMSSKLDNVCYDIRGPVLKHAKRMEEEGHKILKLNIGNPAPFGFDAPDEILVDVIRNLPTSQGYCDSKGIYSARKAVVQHYQRKGLLNLDVEDVYIGNGVSELIVMAMQALLDNGDEMLVPAPDYPLWTAAVSLSGGNAVHYRCDEESDWYPDLEDMKAKITPKTRGLVLINPNNPTGAVYSRDFLLEVIEVARQHKLIIFADEIYDKVLYDGATHTSISTLADDVLMVTFNGLSKAYRVCGFRGGWMFLTGPKGIAKGYVDGLDMLSSMRLCANVPMQHAIQTALGGYQSINELLLPGGRLLEQRDRAYELITQIPGITCVKPKGAMYLFPKIDVKKFNITNDQKFVQDFLIQEKVLLVQGSGFNWPEPDHFRIVTLPHIEDLETAIGRLERFLTTYKQ; translated from the coding sequence ATGCAAAATATCGGGATGTCATCAAAACTCGACAATGTCTGCTACGACATTCGAGGTCCTGTACTCAAACATGCTAAGCGCATGGAAGAAGAAGGGCATAAAATACTAAAATTGAATATAGGCAACCCTGCCCCATTCGGTTTTGACGCCCCAGATGAAATTCTTGTTGATGTAATCCGCAACCTGCCCACTTCTCAAGGGTATTGTGACTCAAAAGGCATCTACTCCGCGAGAAAAGCGGTGGTTCAACATTATCAGCGTAAAGGTCTTTTAAATCTTGATGTAGAAGATGTTTACATCGGCAACGGTGTATCCGAACTTATCGTTATGGCAATGCAAGCTCTACTCGACAACGGCGATGAAATGCTGGTCCCTGCCCCCGATTACCCATTGTGGACTGCCGCCGTCTCTTTATCTGGTGGAAATGCGGTTCATTATCGATGTGATGAGGAATCCGATTGGTATCCTGATCTTGAAGATATGAAGGCGAAAATCACGCCAAAAACACGTGGCTTGGTACTGATTAACCCAAATAACCCTACAGGCGCGGTATACAGTCGCGACTTTCTTCTGGAAGTGATTGAAGTTGCTAGGCAGCATAAGTTGATTATTTTTGCCGACGAAATCTACGACAAAGTCTTGTATGACGGTGCTACGCATACTTCTATTTCAACGCTGGCAGACGACGTTTTAATGGTCACGTTTAATGGTTTATCTAAAGCGTATCGTGTTTGTGGCTTTCGCGGTGGCTGGATGTTTTTGACCGGGCCTAAAGGTATCGCCAAGGGCTACGTCGATGGTTTAGATATGCTTTCATCAATGCGTTTGTGCGCCAATGTTCCCATGCAACATGCCATTCAAACCGCTTTGGGTGGCTATCAAAGCATTAATGAATTGCTTTTGCCCGGTGGACGCTTATTGGAGCAGCGAGATCGAGCTTATGAATTGATTACTCAAATCCCGGGAATCACCTGTGTTAAACCCAAAGGGGCCATGTATTTATTCCCCAAAATTGACGTGAAAAAATTCAACATAACCAATGACCAAAAATTTGTTCAGGATTTTTTGATTCAGGAAAAAGTACTTCTAGTGCAAGGATCCGGTTTTAATTGGCCAGAGCCCGATCATTTCAGAATTGTTACCTTGCCGCATATCGAAGATTTGGAAACCGCCATAGGTCGGCTTGAACGCTTCCTAACCACTTACAAACAGTAA
- the menE gene encoding o-succinylbenzoate--CoA ligase — protein MPNNTLLPEAPLPQKVRLPQKDSLLRKWANSRSNEIALVNEDENVTWEVLLNKVIARSESLNEMGVAAGDVVACVGKNDDFLVEIALSCQEIGAIFAPIAFSPREIIKKKLESITPKLVFEQQPSGEWECQKQDSFVSPELQLAISSLIFTSGSTGDPKAVAHTESNHITSATGLLSEFEFKWGDSWLLSLPLYHVSGLAIFWRWLVSGATMSIPTTKGWLHDLRFVTHASLVSTQLKRLLDSDDIGLLKRVLLGGSHIPNTLIEGAQNRGIDTWMGYGLTEAASTVTAKRTNQKPSSGKVLPYREIQCVEGEIRLRGDTLSNGYYRQGQIKSLQDEDGWFSTGDLGYLEEGELIVVGRKDNRFISGGENIHCEEIEAVLSAHIDIRIAIVVPVKDEVYGFRPIAVLDTDSLQPKKVYERTLASKLEKFKWPIEYHLMPSDSQKHGGVKISRKWLETWLSERA, from the coding sequence TTGCCAAATAACACGCTATTGCCAGAGGCTCCTTTACCGCAAAAAGTCCGTTTACCACAAAAAGACTCTTTATTGCGTAAATGGGCGAATTCTCGCTCAAACGAAATTGCGCTGGTGAATGAAGATGAAAATGTAACGTGGGAAGTGTTACTTAATAAGGTAATTGCCCGTAGCGAGTCTTTGAATGAAATGGGCGTCGCTGCTGGGGACGTGGTTGCGTGTGTTGGAAAAAACGATGACTTTCTTGTAGAGATCGCACTGAGCTGCCAAGAAATTGGGGCGATTTTTGCTCCAATTGCGTTTTCACCTAGAGAGATCATCAAGAAAAAGTTGGAGTCCATCACTCCTAAATTGGTGTTTGAACAGCAACCGTCAGGAGAGTGGGAGTGCCAAAAGCAGGATAGTTTTGTTTCTCCAGAGTTACAGCTAGCGATTTCGAGTTTAATTTTCACGTCTGGGAGTACAGGCGATCCGAAAGCGGTTGCTCACACGGAGTCCAATCATATTACTTCCGCAACTGGGCTGTTGAGTGAATTTGAATTCAAATGGGGTGACTCGTGGTTATTAAGTCTACCTCTTTATCACGTATCAGGGCTTGCCATATTCTGGCGGTGGTTGGTATCAGGTGCGACGATGTCTATTCCTACGACAAAAGGGTGGCTCCATGATTTGAGGTTTGTTACTCACGCGTCACTGGTTTCTACCCAGTTAAAGCGGCTTCTCGATAGTGACGATATAGGCTTGCTGAAAAGAGTGTTGCTTGGTGGTAGTCATATTCCAAATACTCTTATTGAAGGTGCACAAAATCGAGGTATCGATACTTGGATGGGGTATGGGCTTACTGAAGCCGCATCGACTGTGACAGCAAAGCGCACCAATCAAAAACCTTCCTCGGGTAAGGTTCTACCATACAGAGAAATCCAATGCGTTGAGGGAGAGATTAGGCTGAGAGGGGATACGTTATCCAATGGGTATTACCGTCAAGGGCAGATTAAATCGCTACAAGATGAAGATGGTTGGTTTTCAACGGGAGACTTGGGTTACCTAGAAGAAGGCGAGTTGATTGTCGTTGGTCGCAAAGACAACCGATTCATTTCGGGTGGCGAAAACATTCATTGCGAAGAGATTGAAGCGGTTCTCAGTGCTCACATTGATATACGTATCGCCATAGTTGTTCCAGTTAAGGATGAAGTCTATGGTTTCAGACCAATTGCGGTGCTTGATACGGATTCGCTGCAGCCTAAAAAAGTGTATGAACGTACTCTGGCGAGTAAGCTGGAAAAGTTCAAGTGGCCGATTGAATATCATTTAATGCCAAGCGATTCCCAAAAACATGGTGGAGTTAAGATCTCTAGGAAATGGCTGGAAACGTGGCTTAGTGAACGAGCCTGA